In Lacibacter sp. H375, one DNA window encodes the following:
- a CDS encoding MauE/DoxX family redox-associated membrane protein: MKNIPVTIHCSSLLILLFTYTAISKLTDYEKFVRVLDESPLIHKGADTIAWLLPVTELIVVLLLFFERTRRMGLYASLALLTVFTIYIGCMLLFVAELPCNCGGVLNKMSWQQHLFFNAGFLVINVIGIGRTPLYELLNFLRRQGMPKT, from the coding sequence ATGAAAAACATTCCTGTAACTATTCATTGTTCGAGTTTGCTGATACTCCTGTTTACTTACACTGCCATCAGCAAATTAACTGACTACGAAAAATTTGTACGTGTACTTGATGAATCTCCCCTGATTCATAAGGGAGCAGACACGATTGCCTGGTTGCTACCAGTAACTGAGTTGATTGTAGTTCTGCTCCTGTTTTTTGAGCGAACCAGAAGGATGGGCTTGTATGCTTCACTTGCATTGCTTACTGTATTTACTATTTACATCGGATGTATGTTGTTGTTTGTTGCAGAGCTGCCCTGCAATTGTGGTGGTGTGCTGAATAAGATGAGCTGGCAACAACATTTGTTTTTTAATGCAGGGTTTCTTGTTATTAACGTGATTGGTATTGGAAGAACTCCTTTATATGAACTTCTAAATTTTCTGCGCAGACAGGGTATGCCGAAAACCTGA
- a CDS encoding RagB/SusD family nutrient uptake outer membrane protein yields MKYIFILAVCITALLSCKKFLDKKSNQKLVIPSTVQDLQGLLDSYARVNQFNPGAAEKSADDYYLTQPDWAALTTIPDQRIYTWEKDFLFVTGTNDWSNLFDNVYKANLIITEMPNIPLSAGTLEQRNACLGHAYFIRANSFLQGLAIWSPAYDQATASTDLGMPLRLDPEFNSPSVRSSVKQSYEQVLKDAKQAAALLPETALHLLRPCKPAALALVARTYLFMGNYDSCLYYSDWALSIKNNIKDYNQLNASTTYPFDPRFSNPEVLYDCYTATGSILNNSRAKIDSNLYRSYHANDLRKTIFFRNNNNGTYGFRGSYSGVINLFNGFAVDELYLMKAECEARKNNAMEAMNTLNTLLIKRWKTGTFIPYTAATKEEAVEKILLERRKELLMRSIRWIDIKRLNKQGASISLTRILGSNTYLLPPNDLRFALPIPETVIELTGMVQNPR; encoded by the coding sequence ATGAAATACATATTCATCCTTGCAGTATGCATCACCGCATTACTCTCCTGCAAAAAGTTTTTGGATAAAAAATCAAACCAAAAACTCGTTATACCCTCCACCGTCCAGGATCTGCAAGGCCTGCTCGACAGCTATGCACGGGTCAACCAGTTCAATCCCGGCGCTGCCGAAAAAAGCGCCGATGATTATTATCTCACACAACCCGATTGGGCTGCCTTAACAACCATTCCCGATCAACGCATATACACATGGGAAAAAGATTTTCTCTTTGTAACAGGTACCAACGATTGGTCAAACCTCTTTGATAATGTGTACAAGGCAAATCTTATTATAACTGAAATGCCAAACATTCCGTTGTCTGCCGGTACCTTGGAACAACGCAATGCATGTTTGGGTCACGCATACTTCATAAGAGCCAATTCATTCTTACAGGGCCTGGCCATCTGGTCACCTGCTTATGATCAGGCAACAGCTTCAACCGATTTAGGAATGCCTCTGCGTCTCGATCCTGAATTCAATTCGCCATCAGTTCGTTCATCAGTCAAGCAATCTTACGAGCAGGTATTAAAAGATGCAAAACAAGCAGCGGCATTACTTCCGGAAACAGCATTGCATTTGCTGCGTCCATGCAAACCGGCAGCATTGGCCTTGGTTGCACGAACCTATTTATTCATGGGTAATTATGATAGTTGTTTGTATTACTCCGATTGGGCACTCTCAATAAAAAACAACATTAAAGATTACAACCAGCTCAACGCTTCAACAACCTATCCATTTGATCCACGTTTTTCAAATCCTGAAGTATTATACGATTGCTATACTGCAACCGGTTCAATATTAAATAACTCGAGAGCGAAGATCGATTCAAATCTGTATCGGTCTTACCATGCAAATGATTTAAGGAAAACGATCTTCTTTCGTAACAACAACAATGGCACCTATGGTTTCCGTGGTAGTTACTCTGGAGTAATTAATTTGTTCAATGGCTTTGCAGTAGATGAGTTGTATCTCATGAAAGCAGAGTGTGAAGCAAGAAAAAACAACGCAATGGAAGCAATGAACACACTTAATACATTACTCATCAAACGTTGGAAAACGGGAACCTTCATTCCATACACAGCGGCAACAAAAGAAGAAGCTGTAGAAAAAATTCTGTTAGAGCGTCGCAAAGAATTACTCATGCGTAGCATTCGCTGGATCGATATAAAACGTTTGAACAAACAAGGTGCATCCATTTCATTAACAAGAATACTCGGTAGCAATACATACCTCTTACCACCGAACGATCTCCGTTTTGCATTACCAATTCCTGAAACAGTAATTGAGCTAACGGGTATGGTTCAGAATCCACGCTAA
- a CDS encoding SusC/RagA family TonB-linked outer membrane protein, protein MKPKLLFLLSFLPLFSMCQTITIKGTVINEEGQPIPAASVTLKRTSQTLVTASDGSFMISLARVNDTLLVTATGYNPETVPNNERGLLTIMLKRKFTALAEVIVSTGFQEIPKERATGSFTLIDNKLYNEQVGKSITERLEYITNGYTTQPQRISSNRQPVIRGVTSFSAVNDPLIVVDNFPYEGSIDNLNPNDVESITVLKDAAAASIWGAKASNGVIVITTKKGRFNQPLKIELNTNMSLTAKPSLEKLPLISTSGFIDMEQMLFANRFRFSDTNSLVRPPFTPVFEILFLARKGAITQQQAQQQIDQLRNYDLRNEFLQHMYTQGINKQISLSLKGGAPNYAWSLSIGLDDNKDNLHAQNKRLTTRWENTYRASKKLELSLSAAYTKSNYHNGRPAWGSINTSIGNLPPYTRFADDAGNALPFYDDYRLLYTDTAGAGKLLDWNYYPLTDYKHNNITSALHDLSAVAGLRYKFTPWLNIGLNYRYELQQTESENILTQESYFTRDLINTFTQLNRSAGAVTYKIPLGAILNTRSNDMLAQDLRAQLNINKEFNKHNINAIAGAQLSEKITDGFSTRIYGYKPDLLTVSNIDLVNPYPRFITGVAALIPGGSDFSSFNHRFLSFYTNAAYTYNNKYTVSLSARKDASNLFGLNTNDKWNPLWSIGAAWDIAAESFYKLNYISQLKLRATWGYSGNLDQSKSAATTLLYSGINPYTLTQMTSVNNFYNPDLRWEKIGQLNIGLDFAMAANRINGSIEFYHKRATDLYQSVPVDQTLGIGTLIVKNVGEMNNHGWDIAINTLNINRKIKWSTSLIFNTTKSKVTEYYANTKQASSYAGSSGRALNGYPLHSLFAYQWGGLSATGDPQGFLQGQLSADYNQLNGPALTVNDLLHVGSATPLFFGSMGNTVSYKSFSLSVRITYKLKYWFMRRSIDYGSLYNQLKGHADFDKRWMKPGDELFTNIPSMQYPVASGRDQFYTSSAVLATKGDHVRLQYIQCSYELNKALIKKLPVSSIRFYSTWNNIAIIWKANNHNLDPDYAELPPSQTIAFGLNINF, encoded by the coding sequence ATGAAACCAAAACTTCTCTTCTTACTCAGCTTTCTGCCTCTCTTCTCCATGTGCCAAACCATCACCATCAAAGGCACAGTAATAAACGAAGAAGGCCAACCCATCCCTGCAGCATCCGTTACACTTAAGCGCACATCACAAACATTGGTAACAGCCAGTGATGGTTCCTTTATGATCTCTTTGGCACGGGTAAACGATACACTGCTCGTCACAGCCACCGGCTACAATCCCGAAACTGTCCCAAACAACGAGCGGGGCTTACTAACCATCATGCTCAAACGAAAATTTACAGCCTTGGCAGAGGTTATCGTTAGCACCGGCTTCCAGGAAATCCCAAAGGAGCGGGCTACTGGTTCCTTCACCCTTATCGATAACAAACTCTACAACGAGCAGGTAGGCAAAAGCATCACCGAACGATTAGAGTATATCACCAACGGTTACACCACGCAACCGCAGCGCATCAGTTCAAACAGGCAACCCGTTATCCGTGGCGTCACCAGTTTTTCAGCAGTCAATGATCCGCTCATCGTCGTCGATAATTTTCCCTACGAAGGCAGCATCGATAACCTCAATCCAAATGATGTCGAAAGCATTACCGTGTTAAAAGATGCAGCTGCTGCTTCTATTTGGGGTGCAAAAGCTTCCAACGGCGTCATTGTTATCACAACAAAAAAAGGCCGCTTCAACCAGCCCTTAAAGATCGAACTCAATACAAACATGTCGCTCACGGCAAAACCATCATTGGAAAAACTGCCCCTCATCAGCACATCAGGTTTTATCGACATGGAACAAATGCTATTTGCAAACCGGTTTCGTTTTTCCGATACCAATAGTTTGGTTCGTCCTCCCTTCACCCCCGTTTTTGAAATCCTCTTCCTTGCCCGTAAGGGTGCCATCACACAACAACAGGCACAACAGCAAATTGATCAGCTCCGCAATTACGATCTGCGGAATGAATTCCTGCAACACATGTACACACAGGGCATCAACAAACAAATTTCGCTTTCACTAAAAGGAGGCGCACCAAACTATGCCTGGTCGTTGTCCATTGGTCTCGATGATAACAAAGACAATCTCCATGCGCAAAACAAACGCCTCACCACCCGTTGGGAAAACACATACCGTGCTTCAAAAAAACTGGAACTCTCATTAAGTGCAGCCTATACAAAAAGCAACTATCACAATGGCCGTCCGGCATGGGGCTCAATCAATACTTCCATTGGCAATCTCCCGCCTTATACTCGCTTTGCTGATGATGCAGGTAATGCCTTGCCCTTCTATGATGATTATCGTTTGCTCTATACCGATACTGCCGGTGCCGGCAAACTCTTAGATTGGAACTACTATCCCTTAACCGATTACAAACACAATAACATTACATCAGCTCTGCACGATCTTTCAGCAGTGGCAGGTCTTCGTTATAAATTCACTCCCTGGCTCAACATCGGTCTTAATTATCGCTACGAGTTGCAACAAACCGAATCAGAAAATATCTTAACACAGGAAAGTTATTTCACAAGAGACCTCATCAATACGTTTACGCAACTCAACCGCAGCGCAGGAGCGGTTACATACAAAATTCCATTGGGTGCAATACTCAACACCAGGTCAAATGATATGCTGGCGCAGGACCTGCGTGCCCAGCTCAACATCAATAAAGAATTTAACAAACACAACATCAATGCCATTGCTGGGGCACAGCTCAGCGAAAAGATAACCGATGGATTCTCTACCCGCATCTATGGCTACAAACCCGATCTCTTAACCGTATCCAATATTGATTTAGTAAATCCGTACCCTCGTTTTATTACAGGCGTTGCAGCGCTCATTCCCGGTGGTAGCGATTTCTCTTCATTCAACCACCGCTTTCTTTCATTCTATACCAACGCTGCTTATACATACAACAACAAGTACACAGTTTCACTCAGCGCACGAAAAGATGCATCCAACCTCTTTGGTTTAAACACCAACGATAAATGGAATCCCCTTTGGTCCATTGGTGCTGCATGGGATATTGCTGCCGAATCATTTTATAAACTCAACTACATATCACAATTAAAACTCCGTGCAACATGGGGTTACAGTGGCAACCTCGATCAGTCAAAATCTGCTGCCACCACGTTGCTCTATTCCGGTATCAATCCATATACCCTGACACAAATGACATCGGTAAATAATTTCTATAACCCCGATCTCCGTTGGGAAAAAATAGGCCAGTTAAACATCGGGCTCGATTTCGCAATGGCAGCAAACCGCATCAATGGCAGCATTGAATTTTATCACAAACGGGCAACCGATCTCTATCAATCTGTTCCCGTCGATCAAACATTGGGTATCGGTACACTCATTGTAAAGAATGTGGGTGAAATGAACAACCATGGTTGGGATATTGCCATCAACACACTCAACATAAACAGGAAAATAAAATGGTCCACCAGTTTAATTTTCAACACAACCAAAAGCAAGGTCACAGAATACTATGCCAATACAAAACAGGCATCTTCTTATGCAGGTAGTTCCGGCCGTGCTTTAAATGGTTATCCCTTGCATTCCTTGTTTGCATACCAATGGGGCGGACTCTCAGCAACAGGTGATCCGCAGGGTTTCTTACAGGGTCAGCTATCTGCCGATTATAACCAACTCAACGGTCCTGCATTAACAGTAAACGATTTGCTGCACGTTGGTTCAGCAACACCGCTATTCTTTGGTTCAATGGGTAACACCGTTTCATACAAATCGTTTTCGCTCTCTGTTCGCATCACCTACAAACTCAAGTACTGGTTCATGCGTCGCTCTATCGATTATGGTTCTTTATACAACCAGTTAAAAGGCCATGCCGATTTTGATAAGCGTTGGATGAAACCAGGCGATGAACTCTTTACAAATATTCCATCCATGCAATACCCCGTTGCTTCCGGTCGTGATCAGTTTTATACCAGCTCCGCAGTACTGGCAACAAAAGGCGATCACGTTCGCCTCCAGTATATCCAGTGCAGTTACGAACTCAATAAGGCACTCATCAAAAAACTACCGGTATCGTCTATCCGCTTTTACAGCACATGGAACAACATCGCCATCATCTGGAAAGCCAACAATCACAACCTCGATCCCGACTATGCAGAACTGCCACCATCCCAAACCATCGCCTTCGGCCTAAACATAAATTTCTAG
- a CDS encoding TlpA family protein disulfide reductase translates to MKSKLLFFLGLLPLFSPAQPAIGTQLPDSITSAIPAQKNQLIILDFFATWCTSCAKAFPKLDSLQTQFGNRISIRLVSSYGTRDTKEKITAFFIRRKQATGMSFSFPIIYNDSLLKNSFPHNKIPHYVWIYNNKLIAITRSNDVTASNIKKILKGKKLTLPTKIDSATKLSSPPKGRAGGGNLPLKHDPPSKLSMPVPKPAFSPLTGGDTEGVLSPNHALPNKGTGVAQEGVLTIHH, encoded by the coding sequence ATGAAATCAAAGCTTTTATTCTTCCTTGGCCTTCTGCCTTTATTTTCTCCGGCACAGCCTGCCATCGGCACTCAGTTACCTGATAGTATTACATCAGCCATCCCCGCACAAAAAAACCAGCTCATCATTCTCGATTTCTTTGCCACCTGGTGCACCTCCTGTGCAAAGGCCTTTCCAAAACTCGATAGCCTGCAAACACAGTTCGGCAATCGCATCAGCATCCGTCTTGTCAGCAGTTATGGCACCCGTGATACAAAGGAAAAGATCACTGCCTTCTTCATCCGTCGCAAACAGGCCACTGGCATGTCGTTCAGCTTTCCTATTATCTATAACGACAGTCTCTTAAAAAACAGCTTCCCCCATAATAAGATACCGCATTATGTGTGGATATACAACAACAAACTCATCGCCATCACCCGCTCGAATGATGTCACCGCTTCCAACATCAAAAAAATCCTCAAAGGAAAAAAGCTCACCCTCCCCACGAAGATTGACAGTGCTACAAAGCTAAGCTCTCCCCCTAAAGGGAGAGCTGGAGGGGGTAATCTGCCATTAAAACACGATCCTCCCTCGAAACTATCTATGCCTGTTCCGAAGCCTGCCTTTTCTCCCCTTACAGGGGGAGATACAGAGGGGGTCCTCTCCCCAAATCACGCTCTTCCCAACAAGGGAACGGGCGTAGCTCAGGAGGGGGTCCTCACCATTCACCACTGA